Genomic segment of Rhodocaloribacter litoris:
CACGAGCAACAACTCGCGTTCGAGCAGGCTGTCGGGGATCTCGTAATAGAGTTTCTCCTCGATGCGGTGCACCGTGAAGAGGCCTTCGTCCGACCGGGCTTCCTCCGTGATGACGTCGCGGTACGACTTGCCTTTCTTCTGCTGTTCCTGCCGGGCCTGGGCGGGTTGTGCGGCAGGTTGTGTGGCGGGCTTCGTGCCGGCACACCCGGCCAGCAGGCCGGCCACCAGCGCGAGCACCGCCAGCGTGCGAAAAGTTGCCATGTCTCCGTATCGGTTCGATCTGAGGGAAAGAAGGTGGGGGGTGTAGTGCGTGCGTGGTGCGTAACCATGCCTTACGGCCATACGCACTACGAAATATAGCGCTGGTCAATGCCATTGAGGGCGTCATTGTGCAGCGCGATGTAGCCGCACCCTTCACGGGTGCGTCCCCTGGGCCACAGAAGAGCCCGGGCTAAAGCCCACGACTACAGGAAACAACCCTGTAGCCGCACCCTTCACGGGTGCGTCCCCTGGGCCACAGGAGAGCCCGGGCTAAAGCCCGCGACTACAGGAAACAACCCTGTAGCCGCACCCTTCACGGGTGCGCCCCCTGGCCCACAGGAGAGCCCGGACCGACGGGACGCGCAACGCGTCCAGATCCGCGGCTACACGTGGGCCGTTCGCTAAGGGCAGCCCTGCCCTCCATAACCATGACCTCCGCTATACGCACGACGCACGACGAAATACCGGGAGAATCTACGAAAGAAATCTTGAGGTGCAAGGGCAGAACGGCGGATCTCACCGGTGCGGCCATGAGCGTCACGCCCGGGTTGCCAGCGCGTCGAGCAGCACCTGGGCCGGATGCAGGGCCGTGCGCCCGGCGACGTCGTGGATCTGGGCGCGGCACGAGGTGCCGGCGGCGACGATGAGCGTCTCTTCGCCGGCTGCCCGCACGGCCGGGGCCAGCACCCGCTCGGCCATGGCCAGCGAAACGGCCCGGTGCTCCTTCTCGTACCCGAAGGCGCCGGCCATCCCGCAGCAGCCGGCGTCGAGGGTCTCGACGGTGTAGTTCGGCGGCAGGGCCAGGCAGCGCTCGGAAGGGCCGGTGCCGTCGAGCGCCTTCTGGTGGCAGTGCCCGTGCAGGAGCACCCGGCGCGGCGCGTCGGTCCAGGCGACGTGGTCGAGGGCGCCCCGGCCGGCCTCACGGGCGAGGAACACCTCGAGGGTGCAGGCGGCGTCGGCCACGCGGCGCGTGCGGGGGTCGCCGGGGAGCAGCGTGCGGAACTCGTCGGCCAGCGTGAGGATGCAACTTGGTTCCAGCCCCACCACCGGCATCCCCTCCGCCACGTACGGGTAGAGCGCCTCGACGACGCCCAGCGCCCGCCGCGCCGCCTCGTTTACGAAACCTTTCGAGAGGTACGTGCGCCCACAGCACACCCGCGCCTCCGGCACGACGACCCGGTAGCCCAGGCGGTCCAGCAACCGGGCGGCGGCCCGGGCCACCTCGGGGTGCTGGTGGTTGTGGAACGTGTCGGGAAAGAGAACGACGGGCGGCCCGTCGGCACGCCACCGCTGCCGGGCGAACCACACGGTGAAGGGCTCCGGCGCGAAGGAGGGCAGGGTGCGGTGGCGGCTGAGGCCGAGCGTGGCGTCGAGCAGGCGGCGCGTCAGGCCCCGGCGGTTCACCCAGTTGACCACGCGGGCCACGGGGCCGTGCACGCGGGCGGCCACCTCCGGCAGCCGGGCGAAGAGGCGGGTACGCGCGGGCACGGGGTTGTCCTGCCAGTAGCGGGCCAGCCACTCGGTCTTGAGCTTCGCCATGTCCACGTTCGAGGGGCACTCGGTCTTGCACGCCTTGCACTGGATGCACAGGTCCATCACCTCGTACATCCGGCGGCCGGTGAGCGTCTCCGGCGGCAGGGCGCCCGAGAGGGCCATCCGCAGCGCGTTGGCCCGCCCCCGGGTGGTGTGCTCCTCGTCGCGCAGCACCATGAAGCTGGGGCACATCGTCCCGCCCTCGAGCTTGCGGCAGGCGCCGTTGCCGTTGCACAGCTCCACCGCCCGTGCGAAGCCGCCCTCGACGGAGAAGTCCTGCTCGGTGAGCACCTCGAGCGTGTGGTAGTCCGGCCCCATGCGCAGGTGTTCGGTCATCGGCGGGGCGTCCACCACCTTGCCGGGGTTGAGCAGCCCGTGCGGGTCGAAGAGCTGCTTCGTGCGGCGGTAGACCTCGTAGAGTGCAGGCCCGACGAGCACGGGCGTCAGCCAGCTGCGCGCCAGCCCGTCGCCGTGCTCCGACGAGACGGCCCCGCCATATTTGCGCACCAGCTCGGCCGAGGCCAGCGCGATCTCGCGCATCTTCTCCACCTCGGCCGCGTCCTTCGTGTTGATGAACGGCCGCACGTGCAGGCAGCCGGCCGAGGCGTGCGCGTAGAAGACGACCTCGGTCCGCGTCTCCTCCAGCATCTTCGCCAGCGCGTCGATGTAGTCGGCCAGGTGCTCCGGCGGGACCGAGGCGTCCTCGATGAAGGCGACGGGTTTGTGGTCGCCGTAGACGCTCATGATCAGGCCCAGCGCCTCGGTGCGCACCCCCCACACGTTGGCGACGGCGGCGGGGTCGGTGACGCGGACGACGGCGTACCCTTCGCCGGCGCGGGCCAGCGTGTCCTCCAGCGCCTGGAGGCGGCCCGTCAGTTCGGCCTCCGTCTCACCGTAATATTCGGTGATGAGTACCCCGCCCGGCTCCCCCGTGACGAACGTCAGCCGGGGGCCGAAGCCGGGCGACCGGCGGGCCTGCCGGATGGAGCGCCCGTCGAAGAACTCGACGGCGGAGGGGTCGGTGCCGAGGATGGTGGGAACGGCGCGGAGGGCCTCGCGGCGCGTGTGGAAGTGGACGACGCCGAGGGCCGTGCGCCGGGGCCGGTCCACCAGGCGGACCGTCAGCTCGGTGACCACGGCGAGCGTGCCCTCACTGCCGCAGAGGAGCTGCGCCACGTTGCGCTCGTCGCCGAGCAGGTATTCGAGGCGGTAGCCGCTGTTGCGCCGCCAGTGCCGGGGCGTGTCGCGTTCGATGACGTCGCGGTGGGCCTTCAGGAGGGCGTCGAGGTCCCGGTAGAGCTGTCCCTCGCGCCCGGCGCGGCGGGTGCGCTCGGCCCAGGCGTCCGGGGGCAGGGGCTCCAGCCGCACGGGGGTGCCGTCGTCGAGGAGGGCCTGCGCCGCCGCCACGTGCCGCACCATGTTGCCGTAGAGGATGGAATGGGTGCCCGTGGCGTTGTTACCCAGCATCCCGCCGAGGGTGGCCCGCTTGCCGCTGGCGGGGTCCGGTCCCACCATCAGGTGCGGCGCCCGGGCGCGCAGGTAGCGGTCGAGGCGGTCGAGCACCAGGCCGGGCTGCACGCGCACCCACCGCTCCTCGGCGTTGAGCTCGACGACGGCGTCGAGGTGGGGGGTAAAGTCGATCACGAGGGCCTCGCCGACGGTCTGCCCGGCCAGCGACGAGCCGCCGCCCCGGGGCAGGACGGGCACGCCAAAGCGGCGGGCCTCCTCCAGCGCCGCCTGCACGTCGTCGGCGTGGCGGGGCAGCAGCACCCCGACGGGCATCATCTGGTACAGGCTGGCGTCGGTGGCGTAGAGCGCCCGCGTCATCGCGTCGGTGCGGAGCGTGCCGGCGAGCCGGGGCTGCAGCGCAGCGAAGAAATCTTCGAGCAGTTCGGCGGAAACGGTGGACATGCAGGCCCGATGCGTCCGGGGTTCAGGATCTGTTCTGTGGAAAAGGTACGACGCCGGCCCCTCCGGGGGCGAGCCGGTTCACAGCGGCACCGCCTCGCCGAGTTCAGGCAGCACGACCTCGATCTCCGGATAGAAGAAACGCAGGTTGTCCGCCATCCAGCGGCGGGCCCGGTCCTCGCCGTGGACGAGCAACACCTTCTTCGGCTGCAACCGGCCGGTGAGCTGGATCAGATCCCGGCGATGGCTGTGGCCGCTGAAACGGAAACGCGCGACCTCACAGTGGACCGGCTGGGGCTCCCGGCTTTTGTCCAGCACCACCTCGGTGCCCTTGCCCTGCGCCGCCGCCTCCAGCAGGCGACCGGCCGGTGCGTCCTCTCGCGTGTAGCCGACGAGAAAGATGGCATCCTTCTCGTTTTCGACGATCATCCGCGCAATCTCGTTCGAGATCGTTCGTTCGAACATCATGCCGCTGCCAACGACGTAGATGCTCGGCTCGGCGAGGGCCTGCCGGAGGGCCTGACGGCTGCGGGGCAGGCGTTTCTGCGGCACGCCGAAGACCTGAAAGTCGGGATCGAGGCGCGGCGTGGAGAAGCGCGTCTTGTCGTACAGGTCGGCGATGGCCCGCATGGAGCCGGCCGTGTAGACGGGCACCTCGGACGGGATGATGCCGCGCCGCTTGAAGCGGTCGATGAGGGCCAGCATCTCCTGACCGCGGCCCAGTGCAAAAACCGGCACGAGAACCGCCCCCCCGCGCTGGAGGACCCGCCGGAGGGCCGCCCCGAACTTCTTCTCCTCCGTCTTCCGGGTGGTCTGTTCCGCCTCGGAATCCGCACCCAGGGTCGATTCCAGGATGAGCACGTCGATCGGGCCCCGGGGATAGGATCCGCCGGGCAGGATGGCCTGGGGACGCAGGCTGGTATCGCTCGTATAGAAGAGCTTTCGCGTGACGCCCCCCTCCTCGAAGGACAGGTGGACCCCGGCGGCCCCCAGCACGTGCCCGGCGTTGAAGAAACGGGCCTTGACCGGTGTCTTTCCCCGCAGGCCGGTCACGTCGAACTCGGTCTCGAGCTCATGCGTGAGGTAGAGGTAGCTCATCACGTCGAGCTCCTCCTCTTCGAAAAGCGGGGGCGCCGTGGAGGATCCTTCGCGGAGCCGGCGCCGCTGCAGACGCGCCGAAGCCGGCAGCAGCAGGTCGGCCAGCTGGCGCGTGGCCTTCGTCATGTGCACGTGCACGTGGGGAAAGTGGCGGATGAGCACCGGCAGCGCCCCGATGTGGTCGTGATGCGCGTGCGTGACGATGGCGTGGTCGACGTACCAGTCCGGGTTCTGGCGGATGAGCTCCAGGCGGGGCAGCCCCTCCGGCCCCTCCTGCTCCGGATGGACCCCGGCGTCGAGCACGATGCCCGTCCCGTTGATCTTGAGGAAATGACAACTTGCGCCGATCTCGTCGGTAGCCCCCAGCGCAACGAAAACCATAGGATCGAACGATTTGAGCGACGAAGAGCGGGTGTTCCTTCAGGACCGGATGCCGTTGCCGGCGACGGCGGCGTTTTCCTCGTACTTCCTCCAGTCGGCCAGGAAGCGTTCGAGCCCGATGTCGGTGAGCGGATGCTTGATGAGCTGCTTGATCACACCGAAGGGCATCGTCGCCACGTCGGCCCCGGCCAGGGCGGCCTCCACCACGTGCATCGGATGGCGGATCGAGGCGGCCAGCACCTCCGTCTCGAAGCCGTAGTTGGCATAGATCTGCACGATCTGCTCGATCAGCTCCATCCCCGGCGTCGAGATGTCGTCGAGCCGGCCGATGAAGGGGCTGATGTAGGTGGCCCCGGCCTTGGCCGCCACGAGCGCCTGCGTGGGCGAGAAGCACAGCGTGCAGTTGGTGCGGATGCCCTCGGCCGCAAGCGCCCGGATGGCCTTGATGCCGTCGAGGATCAGCGGCACCTTCACCACCACGTTGTCGTGGATCTTGGCCAGGGTGCGGGCCTCGCGCAGGATGCCGTCGAAGTCGGTGGCGGTCACCTCGGCCGAGACGTCCCCGTCGACGATCTCGCAGATGGCGCGGATGTGCGCGTGAAAGTCGGCGCCGCCGGCCTTCATCATGAGCGAGGGGTTGGTGGTGACGCCGTCGAGCACGCCCATGGCGTTGGCCTCGCGGATCTCGTCGAGGTCGGCCGTATCGATGAAGAATTTCATGGTGGGTTCAGGATTGCAAATCAGCGGGTGACGGGTACAGACGTCGTCTGCCGGAAGTATCTTCCAGGTGCCTATTACGCCCGGCCCGCCGTTGGGTTTGGCAAAGAATCGACAGATCGGGTAATCTAAAGCTGGAAACCTGAAAATCCGAAATCCGCCATGTACCTCTGCCTGTTTGAAGACGAGACCGTCGAGCACCTGAACCCGCTGGTCCGGACGCGGGCCGTCTACGACCTGCGGCTCGGCATCCGCACGGTGCTGGAGAACACCCGTGCGGCCTTCGGGGACCCGCCGTTGCTGCTGCACACCCGCCGGCACGTAGCGGCGGTGACGGCCCGGATGCATCCGGGCGCCGACGCCCTGGTGGGTCACATCCCGGAGGGTCTCGGCGTGCTGTTCGTCAACGGGCGGTACGTTGCCGAGGCGAGCCCGCTGCTCGAAAGGTTGCAGGGGGCCGCCCGCGCGGCCGAGCCGGCCCGTGTCTTCGTGCAGGGAAGCGACGTGGTGGCCGCCTGGGTCCCCGAAGCCGGGAAGGCGCGCCTGACCGGCGAGGTCGTCACCCGCGAGACCTTCGCCGACCTGCCCGAGGAGCCGGTCGAAGGGGCCGTGCTCCTGGCCCGCCTCTGGCACCTGCTCGATGCCCGGGATGCCGCCCTGCGCCGCGACTTCGCCGCGCTGACGAAGGGGTACCGGATCTACGAGCGTCCCGGCGCCGACATCCGGGAAGGGGCCCGGCTCGTCCACGGCGAGCAGGTCTACGTAGCCCCCGGCGCCGTCGTCCACCCGGGCGCCATCCTCAACGCCGAAGACGGCCCCGTCTACGTCGACGCGCAGGCCGTGGTCATGGAGCAGGCCGTCGTGCGGGGCCCGGCCTACATCGGCCCGCACAGCCAAGTCCGCGTCGGCGCGCTGCTCGACGGCTGCGTACTCGGGCCCTGGAGCAAGGTCGGCGGCGAGGTCTACCACAGCATCATCGACGGCTACTCGAACAAGGCCCACAGCGGCTTCCTCGGCGACGCCTACCTGGGGCGCTGGTGCAACATCGGTGCCGGCACGAACAACTCGAACCTCCGAAACGACTACGGCCCCGTCCGGCTCTACAACGAACGGCTGGGCACCTACGAGACTACCGAGCGCCAGTTCCTCGGCCTGTTCCTGGCCGACCATGCCAAGTGCGGCATCGACACCATGTTCAACACCGGCACCGTCGTCGGGGTGGCGTGCAACCTCTACGGGGCGGGCTACCACCCCACCTACCTGCCCTCCTTCATCTGGGGCAGCCCCCAGGACCGCTACACCACCTATCGCCTCCCCAAGGCCCTCCGCGTGGCCGAAACCGTGATGGCCCGCCGCCAGGTCCCCTTCACCGACATCGACCGGGAACTGCTCACGACCGTCTTCGACCAGACCGAAGCGGCACGAGCGGCGTTCCTGGCGTGAGGCGGTGCAGGTTTCACGTTCCGTTTTCCAGGTTCCGGCCATCGTGAAACCCGGAACGTTCAACGTGAAACGGTCACCTTTCCGCTTTCACCACGATCATCGTCAGGTCGTCGCTGAGGGCGGAGGCCTCGCCGGTAAAGCGGCGGACGTCGGCCAGCACAGCGTCGAGAAGGGCCGGGGCGGATGCCCGGCGGTGGGCCTTCAGGACGGCCTCCAGGCGTTCCTCACCGTACTCCTCCCCGCCGGGACTCATGGCCTCGGTGACCCCGTCGGTGAAGAGGACCAGCACGTCGCCCGGCGCGAGCGTGACGGTGCCGCGTTCGTAGGTCGACGCGGAAAAGACCCCGAGCAACAGACCGCCCTTCTCCAGCAATGCGACGGAGCCGTCGTCGCGCACGAGCACCGGCGGGTTGTGCCCGGCGTTGACGTACTGGAAAGAGCGGTCGCGGGCGTCGTAGATGCCGGTGCAGAGCGTGATGAACTTGTCGTAGTCCGTGTTCTCGCAGACGACCCGGTTGGCATGGGCGACGGCTTCTTCGAGCGTGATGTCCATCGGGGCCATGACGTGGATACACGCCTGCAGGTTGGACATGAGGAGCGAGGCTGGAAGGCCCTTGCCCGTCACGTCGGCGATGGCCAGCAGGAGGCGGTCGTCGTCCAGGCGGAGAACGTCGTAGTAGTCACCGGCGACGTAGCGGCTGGGCAGGGCGACGGCGGCGATCTCCAGGCCGCGCAGCGCGGGAAGGCGCTGCGGCTGGAGCTTCATCTGGATCGCCCGTGCCAGGCGCATCTCCTCCTCCAGCCGTTCCTTCTCGATCTGTTGTTCGACGAGAAAGGCGTTCTGGAGCGAGACGAAGGCCAGATTGCCCAGGGCCGTCAGGAACTCGACGTCATCCGGCCGATAGGGCAGGCCGGTTCGCTTGGGGCCCAGGCACAGCATGGCACACGTCTCGCCCTGGTGCCGGATGGGCAGGGCCAGCACCAGCCCGCGCCGCCGGAGCCCGTCCCAGCGCGGATCCGCCTCCGCCTCGTCCTGTAGCAGCAGCATCGTCTTCAACTCACACAGGGCCTCGATCAGCTCGGGCTCGACCGGGTCTTCGCCCACGCCCCGGGCCGTGACGATGCGGAAGGCGTGCGGCCGGGCTTCTCCCTCGCGTTCGCCCATCAGGAACAGGTACTTGCCCACGAGCAGCTGCCCCATCAGGGCCAGCGAGAGCAGGTGCACGAGTCGCTCGCGGTCCACCGTGGCGTTGAACTCCTGGGACAGGTCGAACAGGGTGTTGAGCTGCTGGACCTTGGCGTCGAGGTCGCGGTTGGCCTGCCTGAGTTCGGCCACCATGAGCGAGTTGTGCACGGCCGCCGAGGCCATGTTGACCAGGGACTGGACGAACTCGAGCTCCTTGTTGCTGAAGGCCTCGCCGGTCATCTTCCCGCCCAGCCCCACGAACCCGATGTGACGGTGCCCGAAGACGATGGGCAACACGAGCACGACGCGGTGGACGGCCAGCGCCTCCGGTACGGCCTCGTCCCGGAGCAACGCGCCCCGGGCCTCCCCGTCCAGGCGCAGGCGCTCGCCACACCGGAGGTTTGCGATGCCTTTGACGGCAGCCACCTCGTAGCCGTCCTCGACCGGATCGTGGAGCAAAGCCACGCCCCGCGTGACGAGCAACTTGCTCATGGCGGTGAGCAGCAGGTTGTTGAGCACGAACTCGAGGTCAAGCGAGGTGCTGAGCAGCTGGCTCGTCTCGTGCAGGGCACGCAGGTCGAAGCGCTCGGTCTGCCGGACCGGCGGAGAAGCCTCGGGCATGACGGTCTCTCGTGGATCGGGGGTGTCGGCTCATCCTTCAACGGGAAGCCCGGGGGTGGGTCCCCCCCGGAAGATACGCCTTTTCATGCAACGCATGCCGGTCCGATCCGTTCATCCCGTCTCATCCAGGTGAACCACCTCGGCCTGCCGGAGCGTCCCCCCGTCGAGGACGAGGCGGACGCACGTCTTGACGCGGTGCAGGCCCTGGCGTCCTGCGGCGCCGGGGTTCAGGTAGAGCATGCCGCCGAGCTCGGCCACGCGTTCGATGCGGAGGATGTGGCTGTGCCCGCAGATGAAGACGTCGGGGGGATCGGCCCGGAGCGCCTGTCCCATGCCACGCTGCCACCGCCCGGGCCGCCCGGCGATGTGGGTCATCCAGAAGGACAGCCCGTCGAGCGTGAAGCGCTGGTGCTCGGGCAGGCGACGTCGCAGTTCCGGCCCGTCCACGTTGCCCCACACGGCCCGGGTGGGGGCGATGGCTTCGAGGCGGTCGAGCACCTCGGCCGTGCCGACGTCGCCCGCGTGCAGGATCAGGTCCGTGCCCGCCAGCACGTCCGGCAGGGCGGGATGGAAATACCCATGCGTGTCGGAAAGGATGCCGAGGAGCATAGGGGGCGGCCGGGCACGGGAAGCTTAACGCAGCATCAGGCGGGCACCGATGTGGAGACGGGCACTGGGCCACTCGCCCTCGTCGGGATGCCACTGCCTGAGCGGTACGGCCATATACGGGGCGATCTGGTAGGCGGGCCGGTCGAACTCGAGTCCGGTCCGTACCCATATGACCCCGCCCCGGAAGCGGGTGGTCGTGCGCTCGCCGTCCGCATCGACGAGCCTGCCGTCCGGCCCCACCTCGCCGAGTTCGATCAGGTCATACCGCCCGGCCTCCCCGAGGAAGGTGACGAAGAGGTTGCTGCCGGCCGGATCGAAGAGGATGTTGTAGGACATCATGAGGTGCGCCTCCCAGCCGAGCGCGCGGGTCCGGATGAGCGCCCGGTCGGCCGGCGTGGTGACGACGGGGTCGTCCGGATCGGGGGGCGGGACCTCCAGGCGCACCAGTTGCTGGTAGCCGATGCGTATCCGCCGCAGGCCGAGCGCAAAATCCGTGGTGAGGGTGGGCGAGGCCGGCGAGGTGTAGAGAAACGCCAGGTCCATCTGCGGAAAGCCCACCCGTCCTTCCGAGGCCGGGTCGACGGCCAGCCGGAAGGCGTAGTCCTGCGTGTCGACCGTGCGGTAGTACTTCAGCGCCACCCAGTTGACCGCAAGCTTCCGTCCGGCCGTCCCGCCCACGGCGTCCATGAGGATGGCCAGGTCGAAGCGGCTCGAGAGCTGATAGTCGAAGCGCAACCCGAGCGCGAACGGGTCCGCGTTGGGCGAGGGAATGTCGCCGTCGGACTGGATGAAACCGGCCGGCCGGTAGGAGACTTCGGCGGTGAGGGCGTAGCGATCGAAGAAGATGCGGCGGGCGGTCTCGTCGCGGTAGAACGGGTCATAGACGCGCAGCGGTCGCTGGGCGGCGGCTTCCGGCAGGGTGCTGCCGCAGAACAGGAGCAGCCCCAGCAGGGCTACCCTGCGCACGCTGAAAACGGTATCGACAGGCCGTCGCATAAGCTTGACGGAAGACGGCGGCACATGGGCCGGCGGAGCGGGCATGCCCACGCCGTTGGGTGCGTCGCCCGCTCCGGCTGTTACGACGCTAGAGCGCCAGCGTTTCACCGGGCTTGAGCACTTTCGGCTCGAACCCCGCCGTGCGCATCCGCCGGGCCCATGCCTCCACATCGACCTCGATCAACGGGAAAGTACCGTAGTGGATGGGGATGACCAGTCCGGGCCGGATGAGCCGGGCCGCCCGGATCGAATCTTCCGGCCCCATGGTGAAGCAGTCGCCGATGGGCATGAGCGCCACATCCACCGTGTGGTCTTCTCCGATCCAGGCCATCTCGGCGAACGGGCACGTGTCACCGAGCGCATAGACGCACTTGCCCTCGATGTGGAGCAGGTAGCCGTTCGGGTTGCCGCCGTAGGTGCCGTCCGGAAAGGAGGACGAATGCCGGGCATAGGTCTGCGTGACCCGCCCCCAGGCGAACGTCCAGGACCCGCCCGTATTCATCGGCAGGACGTTCTCATGGCCGTGCTGCTTCTGCAGGTACTGTGTGATCTCGAAGTTGGCCACCACCTGCGCGCCCGTGCGCCGGGCGATGTCGGGCGTATCCCCCCAGTGATCGCCGTGGGCATGGGTCAGAAGGATGACGTCCGGGTTGAGGTCGCCGGCCTGCACGACCCCCTCCGTATGGGGGTTGCCGGTAAGGAAGGGATCGACCAGGATCGTGGTGTCGCCGGTCTCGATCTGAAAAGCCGAATGGCCGAAATAGGTGAGCTTCATGGGGCGTCGTGTTTTAAATGGTTCCACGTTTCACGTTCCACGTTCCACGTCATGTTTCACGTTCCGGGGTAAGGTCCGGCGCGGTCCTGGCGCGTCGTCGAGGCCGTCACGCGGGTGATTCTCACGTCCGGCGGGCGATGCGGTAGAGCCAGAGCACGAAGCAGGCGAAGGCAAGCACTCCGAGCACGTCGGCGACGGTATCGAAGCCGTCGGGAGCCAGGCGCAGCACGTCCGTGCTCTGCGCCGCGGCGAACGGGATGGCCAGGACGATACCCACCAGCGCCTCGCCCGTGATCAGCCCGGAGGCGAAGAGCAGGCCGCGGCGGTTGGCCCGGGCTGCGGCCGCCTCGTAGTCCCCTCCCAGCGTCTCCCGGCGACGCCGCAGGTACCGGCCGGCAAACAGGGCCACCATTCCCCCCACAAAAATCGGTACCGAGAGTTCCAGCGGCAGGTAGATTCCCACGGCCACGGCCAGCACGGGCGTGCGGAAGCCCGATCCGCGGGCTTCGAGCACCTTGTCCAGCGCGATGATCGCCACGGCGATGGCCACCCCGATCCAGATCATCGTCCACGGCAGGTTGCGCAGGAAGACACCGGAGGCGACCGAACTCATGAGCGTGGCCTGCGGGGCCTGAAGCGCCTCCGTCGGATCCATACCGGGCCGGGGGAACACGTCGCCCAGGCCGTAGGCGGAGAAGAGCAGTTGCAGCACCGGCGCGATGACCAGTGCCCCCGCGGCCACCCCGACCATCTGCATGATCTGCTGCTTGTAGGGCGTGGCCCCCACGATGTGCCCGGCCTTCAGGTCCTGCAGGTTGTCCCCGGCGATGGCCGCCGCACAGGCCACGATGCCGCCGACCAGGATGGCCGTCGCGGCGGCGGCCGTGGCCCGCTCGGCGTCGACGGCGAAGTCGACCTGCAGGCCGAGCAGCGCCAGCAGCACGAGCGAGACAGTCAGGATCGTGGCGATGGTCACCCCCGAGATCGGGTTGTTCGACGAGCCGACGAGCCCGGCCATGTAGCCGGCCACCGAAGAAAAGAGGAAGCCGGCCACGAGCGCGAAAAGGAGCCCGATCCCGAGGGTGCCCCAGTACAGCCCGGCCGAGATGTCCAGGTGTCCCGGATCGATGACGTACAGGAAGACGACGAAGATGGGCACGGCCAGCGCCAGCGTCCCGTAGAGGACGATGTGGATGGGCGTGTCCCGCTCGGTGCGCAGGATGTCCACGGCCTCGCCCCGGCGGGCAGCCCGGACGGCCTCCAGCGACGAGCGAACCCCGTCGCGGATGGGTTTGATGAGCGCCAGCAGGGCCCACAGGCCCCCCGTAGCCATGGCCCCGACGCCCATGAACCGGATCTCGGCGCTCCAGATCGCCTCGGCCGCCGCATAGCCCGTGGCCCCGCCCGTGACGGCGGCAACGGTCTCCGGATCGGCCAGCAGCGTGAAGAGCGGGATGCCGAAGAGCCACGAGATCAGCCCCCCGGCGAAGATGAGCACGGCGATGTTCAGCCCGACGATGTAGCCGACGCCGAGCAGGGCCACGCCCAGTTCACTCCCGTAGCCGAAGACCATGCCGCCG
This window contains:
- a CDS encoding putative sugar nucleotidyl transferase, which codes for MYLCLFEDETVEHLNPLVRTRAVYDLRLGIRTVLENTRAAFGDPPLLLHTRRHVAAVTARMHPGADALVGHIPEGLGVLFVNGRYVAEASPLLERLQGAARAAEPARVFVQGSDVVAAWVPEAGKARLTGEVVTRETFADLPEEPVEGAVLLARLWHLLDARDAALRRDFAALTKGYRIYERPGADIREGARLVHGEQVYVAPGAVVHPGAILNAEDGPVYVDAQAVVMEQAVVRGPAYIGPHSQVRVGALLDGCVLGPWSKVGGEVYHSIIDGYSNKAHSGFLGDAYLGRWCNIGAGTNNSNLRNDYGPVRLYNERLGTYETTERQFLGLFLADHAKCGIDTMFNTGTVVGVACNLYGAGYHPTYLPSFIWGSPQDRYTTYRLPKALRVAETVMARRQVPFTDIDRELLTTVFDQTEAARAAFLA
- a CDS encoding FAD-binding and (Fe-S)-binding domain-containing protein; translated protein: MSTVSAELLEDFFAALQPRLAGTLRTDAMTRALYATDASLYQMMPVGVLLPRHADDVQAALEEARRFGVPVLPRGGGSSLAGQTVGEALVIDFTPHLDAVVELNAEERWVRVQPGLVLDRLDRYLRARAPHLMVGPDPASGKRATLGGMLGNNATGTHSILYGNMVRHVAAAQALLDDGTPVRLEPLPPDAWAERTRRAGREGQLYRDLDALLKAHRDVIERDTPRHWRRNSGYRLEYLLGDERNVAQLLCGSEGTLAVVTELTVRLVDRPRRTALGVVHFHTRREALRAVPTILGTDPSAVEFFDGRSIRQARRSPGFGPRLTFVTGEPGGVLITEYYGETEAELTGRLQALEDTLARAGEGYAVVRVTDPAAVANVWGVRTEALGLIMSVYGDHKPVAFIEDASVPPEHLADYIDALAKMLEETRTEVVFYAHASAGCLHVRPFINTKDAAEVEKMREIALASAELVRKYGGAVSSEHGDGLARSWLTPVLVGPALYEVYRRTKQLFDPHGLLNPGKVVDAPPMTEHLRMGPDYHTLEVLTEQDFSVEGGFARAVELCNGNGACRKLEGGTMCPSFMVLRDEEHTTRGRANALRMALSGALPPETLTGRRMYEVMDLCIQCKACKTECPSNVDMAKLKTEWLARYWQDNPVPARTRLFARLPEVAARVHGPVARVVNWVNRRGLTRRLLDATLGLSRHRTLPSFAPEPFTVWFARQRWRADGPPVVLFPDTFHNHQHPEVARAAARLLDRLGYRVVVPEARVCCGRTYLSKGFVNEAARRALGVVEALYPYVAEGMPVVGLEPSCILTLADEFRTLLPGDPRTRRVADAACTLEVFLAREAGRGALDHVAWTDAPRRVLLHGHCHQKALDGTGPSERCLALPPNYTVETLDAGCCGMAGAFGYEKEHRAVSLAMAERVLAPAVRAAGEETLIVAAGTSCRAQIHDVAGRTALHPAQVLLDALATRA
- a CDS encoding SpoIIE family protein phosphatase, translated to MPEASPPVRQTERFDLRALHETSQLLSTSLDLEFVLNNLLLTAMSKLLVTRGVALLHDPVEDGYEVAAVKGIANLRCGERLRLDGEARGALLRDEAVPEALAVHRVVLVLPIVFGHRHIGFVGLGGKMTGEAFSNKELEFVQSLVNMASAAVHNSLMVAELRQANRDLDAKVQQLNTLFDLSQEFNATVDRERLVHLLSLALMGQLLVGKYLFLMGEREGEARPHAFRIVTARGVGEDPVEPELIEALCELKTMLLLQDEAEADPRWDGLRRRGLVLALPIRHQGETCAMLCLGPKRTGLPYRPDDVEFLTALGNLAFVSLQNAFLVEQQIEKERLEEEMRLARAIQMKLQPQRLPALRGLEIAAVALPSRYVAGDYYDVLRLDDDRLLLAIADVTGKGLPASLLMSNLQACIHVMAPMDITLEEAVAHANRVVCENTDYDKFITLCTGIYDARDRSFQYVNAGHNPPVLVRDDGSVALLEKGGLLLGVFSASTYERGTVTLAPGDVLVLFTDGVTEAMSPGGEEYGEERLEAVLKAHRRASAPALLDAVLADVRRFTGEASALSDDLTMIVVKAER
- the fsa gene encoding fructose-6-phosphate aldolase — protein: MKFFIDTADLDEIREANAMGVLDGVTTNPSLMMKAGGADFHAHIRAICEIVDGDVSAEVTATDFDGILREARTLAKIHDNVVVKVPLILDGIKAIRALAAEGIRTNCTLCFSPTQALVAAKAGATYISPFIGRLDDISTPGMELIEQIVQIYANYGFETEVLAASIRHPMHVVEAALAGADVATMPFGVIKQLIKHPLTDIGLERFLADWRKYEENAAVAGNGIRS
- a CDS encoding MBL fold metallo-hydrolase; this translates as MVFVALGATDEIGASCHFLKINGTGIVLDAGVHPEQEGPEGLPRLELIRQNPDWYVDHAIVTHAHHDHIGALPVLIRHFPHVHVHMTKATRQLADLLLPASARLQRRRLREGSSTAPPLFEEEELDVMSYLYLTHELETEFDVTGLRGKTPVKARFFNAGHVLGAAGVHLSFEEGGVTRKLFYTSDTSLRPQAILPGGSYPRGPIDVLILESTLGADSEAEQTTRKTEEKKFGAALRRVLQRGGAVLVPVFALGRGQEMLALIDRFKRRGIIPSEVPVYTAGSMRAIADLYDKTRFSTPRLDPDFQVFGVPQKRLPRSRQALRQALAEPSIYVVGSGMMFERTISNEIARMIVENEKDAIFLVGYTREDAPAGRLLEAAAQGKGTEVVLDKSREPQPVHCEVARFRFSGHSHRRDLIQLTGRLQPKKVLLVHGEDRARRWMADNLRFFYPEIEVVLPELGEAVPL